Genomic segment of Kosmotoga arenicorallina S304:
ATTCAGAAATAGCGAGATTTGAAGAGACCGTAAAGTCATATTTGAGAAAAAAGCTAAAAGATAAACTGCTTGAAAGCAAACTCAGCAAGCCTATTGACTGGAAATTAAAGCACGAACCCGACTTTACAGACAAAACCATAACGCTTTTTTCCGACGAAAAGATTAGAGAAACAATAATAAAAGCAAAGAGAATTGTTGAGAGCTTAAAAGCATACGTGGAAAAGATAAGAGAAGTACGAAAATCAGTAAAGCTTGAAGAACTGTTGCAGCTCGAGCTTGATGTGATGGAAAAAAGAAAATTAATAACGGTAAAAGAGAAATACGATCTTATTTCCGAAAGCACTGAACAATCCGGGATAAAAGGGGCAGAAGCCATTTTGATTACCGGGCCCACAGGTAGCGGAAAAACCGTCATAGCCAGACAGATCGCCAGACAGCTTTATGGAGAGGAATTTGAGAACTTCTTCTCCAGAGTAGCGGTATCGAATATCTCTGAAAACCTCGTAGAAACGGAACTATTTGGAAGTTTCCCTGGAGCATTTACAGGAAGTGAATACAAGCTCGGAAAGATTCTTTCAAATATCGGCGGAATAGTGTTTTTGGATGAAATAGGCGAAATCAGCCCTAAAGTGCAGGCAAAACTTCTTACTTACATGGATGATTTGGGCTTTCAAATAGAAGGTTATTCAAATCCAAGAGGCATAAAAGCTCCTGTATTGATAATCGCAGCAACAAACAGAAATCTTGAAGTAGAAATCAAAGACGGGAACTTCAGGGCAGATCTTTATCACAGGTTTCGCTATAAAATTACCGTACCTTCGATTTCAGAGAGAAAACCGGATCTCAGATACTTAATAAGTTTCCTTCTTCAGGAAGGAAAGGAGAAGCTAAAAAGCAAGATTCAAAGAATAAGCATTGAAGCGCTGGAGAAGCTTGAAAGTTATGATTATCCCGGAAATTTCAGGGAGTTAGAAAGCATAATTTTCGAAGCCATAGCTTTGGCAGAATTTGATGAAAGAACGTGTATATTAGCAAGGGATATAAAAATATAAGAGCTCCCTCAAGGGAGCTCCACTACTTCTCCAACCACATATGGATTTTCTTTCTGCTCTTTGAAATCGCGCCTGTCAACAGCGAAAACTTTCTTAACGGAATAATTTTTCTTTTCAAGCCTATCAGCCATGTTTGAAGCTACATATTGAAGGAACGAAGTTCCTCCGGCGAGGTTTAATATTATTTCGTCTAATGCATCAAAATTCAACGCTTCAAACTCTGCAAAATTCCTTTCCATTTCAGAAAATCCTGCAAAGGGGTCGTTAAAAAGAAAGGACTTGACATTATCTGCGTCATAACCGCTCTTTTCACAAATTTCTGGAATTTTGTCTTCACCTGTCTTCGAAGTAATCACATAGATTTTGCCTGGATTTAGTTTTTTTATAAGTGTGTAAAGCACTCCCGGTGATGTGCCTAATGGCGTTATGAGAACTCTTTCACTCACGGGTTCAATCTCCATTTTTATAAGTTTTATTGGGAATTCCTTGCCATCCAGTCCTGCCTTTTTGAATTCACCAATGATATCATTTTTGACCCCTTTAAGTAGATTCAAAGTGTGACTGGCATCACTTATTTCGTCTCTATTGATACTTAGAGACAGGTAAAGGGTTCTGTCGAAGTTACCACAAACACTGTGTTTTCTGAAGAACCTTGGATACACATAGCGAATAAGATTGTGTTTCTCAAAATGTGGAAACTGAAGGGCTTTGAATATTATCCTGTCTAAAAGTCTTAACCATTGAGGTACAATAATTTGCTCCTTTTCAGTTTCAAGTGCTTTCCCGAGCTCTGGATAAAAGAAATGGGTTTCGATTTCTTTAGCAATCTTTTCAATCTTGCTCCCCAATGATGCGTTATTTTTGGTATTTTTCAGAATATCTTCTGCCAAATTTTTGATTTCTTCAAGCTGATTCCCGATTTCAGTATGTTCCATATGATTTGCGAGGAAGTTTTCTATTAGTTTTTTGATTTCATATGCTGTTCTCTTGATACGGCTCTCACGATAAGCCGGGTCAACTGTTCTATCAGCCTGTACGTCAACGCCATCGATGAATTTCAACCAGCGGGCCGCTACTGTTGTAAGTTTCTTCCAATCTTGATCATCCCCAAATTCCTTATCGCATTCTTCTTCAAGAGTTGATAAATTCAAAGAGAAGACATCCATAAATTTTTTGCGCTTGATTGGCAAAGATTCATTATCAATTGGCATATGACCACGATGATACCTTGATACAAGCTTTACCGCCTTTTTTATCTTTTCCCAGATTTCTTCTTCAAGCCAATTGTCAATAGCAACTTCAGGTTCGAGTAAATTGTAGTCACTCTCTTCGTTAAGCATCTGGTAAGTCAATTCATTATGCAAATCCCTAACAACACTGGGAAGGCCATCAAGCACCAGGTTTTTGCCATTGTCTGTTCTATATGAGAGTTTTGTGTGCCCTAAATCGTGTACATTCATGGCAATTGCCAGTACAAAGTAAAACTCTTTCTTCAGTTTTTCTGGAACCCCTTTCAAGAATTCTTCTTCCCCCAGAACATTGACGAGATTTACAGTAAACTCCATGAGCCTTTTGCTATGGCGTTGTGAATGTTCAACTGTTTCTGGAATTTGGTCTCCAATCCATTGTAAAGACCATTGGGTTGTTATTTTTTTCCTTAAGTACTTGATTCTGGGATCATCGGGATCCGTAGAGATTAATTTGAAAAATTCTTCACCATAGCCAAAGGGCATTTTGCGGGCTTGAGTGTACTTAGCGAATATCTCCTTTAGCGGGAGAACACTTGCATAGTCTCCTTTTTCTTCTGGCATAAATATATTTTTGAAAAGTTGAGGAAGCAAACTATAATCACTGTAAGAAAGCTTACCTTCCTTTGAGTTGCCGGAATCATTATTTGGTTGCATGATGCTTTTGAAGCCTGCGAGCATTTCGTCTATACTGCTGAAATCCCAATTGACAGGAATTGGAGGGAATTTGATTATTTGCTTTGATCTATCTTGCTTATAAAAAAATGGCATATTATTGAATAAACAATACAATGCTGTCATAATTCCGGCGTATTTGTGCCCAGGAGCTACGTCAACTATTATCTCTTTTTGACGATGATCATGAATTACTTCGGTCATTTCCTGCCAAATAGTCTTGAATGTTTCTATAGCAGTTTCTTTGATTTCAGGCGAATAGCAAAGAGGAATGGATTTAACAGATACTCCAAAAGCATTCTTAATTAGAGGTTCCAAATATTCAAATATCAGCGGGTGGTCTTTTTTGGAAAAGAGTTTGTTGAAATCTTTATCAACTTCTGAATTTTTGTTTTCAAGATCAGGGAAGACGAACATCACAGCTTCATCAATTTCATAGCCGAGTTTCTGGATAAGATATAAACTATCAAGCTCGGCGCAGAGACCATAATATTCACCATAATTGAAAGGATTGTTTTGTTGGAAATAATTATAGATGGGTAATTCGATACTTTTTCCATTATCTTCTTTTACATATACCAGATCCTCGGGTAATTCGTGAAGAGACAAAACTTTATGAGTGACACGGTTAGAAATTTTGATTCTTTTTCCGGTACTCTTGCTTTGATATTTTTTCCCAAACAAAGAAGTTCCCTGAAGCATAACAACAGTTGTTTTCCCTTTGAGTTGGTTCTCTACGAATTCTATAAGGCTGCTGATCTTTGCTTCTTCGTGTTTTGCAAGATTTTCATTTTCGTATTCCGGGTTTCCAGTAACTTCGTTAACAGCATCTAAGCCAAACTCTTTTATGGCTTTATTAAACGAATCTTCCGAATCATCTTCGGAAAGCTCTATCTCGCATAACAAGCCTTTATCTGAATTTTTCATCAGAAAACGGTCGACGATAACTTCAGGATGGCTTTCATTCAAAAAGTAACGTATCTTTATAACAAGGGGCTTATTTTCGAGGTCTCTGATATCAACTTCTTCGGGAGCCAAAGATACTTCTTCCTCAATCCTGTTGGGGCTTTGGTTTTTTTCTTTTTTGGTTTTTGTCCAAAGATGCCTGTAACCGGTGGGTTCTTTCCAGATCTCAAGTCTTATGCGCGTTTGCTTGTCTAAATACCACTGAATAATGCCACACTTCTTTTTGGCTTTTTGGATAAACTCTTTTTCCTGGTTTTTAGAAATCAAAAATTTGCGTTCTTTTTCAATTCGTCTCATGACAAACCTCCTAATATTGTAATCCCAGATAGTAGTTCTCTATAAAGTCCCAACGTTCCTTGTTGCTCATATCTGCTGTATAAAACACTTTGGCAATTTCATGATTTCTATCAATTTTCCGATGAATTTCATTCAAAATGTGAAAAGGGAGATTCTTGTTTCTTAGTAAAAAGGTTCTATTAACGCACTTAAAATGAATAGCTGAGCTTTCACCACCAGAATAACTGACAATTGCTAAACCCAGAATATCCATTACGCTAAGCACCTTAAAAAGAGTCCCGGTGCTTCCTGAATTTGGAGAGCGGTAATCTACACATTTAGATGAACAAGTTTCAAGGATTTGCTCGAAATTCGTTGTCCATTCGGATTTTACCCTTATCAGATTTGATCTTAACCCTTTGATTTTAGTGTTGATAAGCTCCCCACTTATTTCAAAGAGTTTTCCCTTCCGATTTCTCTTGTTTCCAGTAAAGTAATTAAGAATTATTGATCTAATCTTTTCTTTGGCATCTTTAATTGTAGCAAAATCGGCATATTCATTTACAGTGTTTTTTATTAGAGTTTCAAAATCCTCCATTGTAACTTGTTTAGTTACTTTAAGCGTCAAACGTTCTAACAGATCTAGGAGCGAACCGAAAATCCGCTCAATAGTTTCGACGTTTTGATTAGTCGATACATCTATCTTTATTCTCGGATAAACCCTTTTGCCAAAGACTTCAGCAGGTTTATTGAAAAACAGCCAGATCAATTGTTCAATATTCTTTTCGGGAAAACACCTTTTCCACAATTCAATTATGTCGACGGAATATATGCTTCCAATGCTTGTATATGTACCCGTTTTATCTTTTCTTGATGTTTTTCGAGAAACTTTTCTTATTTCTGGAAATGATTCAAGCAAAAGATCCCCGACTTCATCTTCAACCGAGAAGTAAAGGTATCTGTACATCTCGTTTTTCCTTATTAATACGGGCCTTCCTGCCATTCTTTCCAACTCTTTCTGCACAAGGAACATAGCTATTCGCGTTTTGTTTTTTAACTGGTCAGGAGATTCATCTGCCTTCGTGCTGAAAAGAAATTTCAAGTCATCCAGAGATATTACAATATCTCCATCACTATGAATTTGAACTAAGTTCCAAATATGTTCCATAACGTGTTTAAGCTGCCACTTTCTGGGTAATGATAACTTTGAAAGTTTCAGCCCGTTTGATGGATCAACTGGATGATAATATGTATAAGCGATAGACTTTTTACCATCCCTTCCAGCCCGACCGATTTCCTGAACATATTCTGAAAGATCTGGTGGCACACAGTGGTGGAAAACCTTACGTATATCATGTATATCGACTCCCATACCAAAAGCTTTGGTAGCGAGGATAACAGGAACTCTTCCATTTCTTAAGGATTTATACGTTTTATTGCGTTCTATATCATCTGTTTTGCCGGTATATTCGCGCACAAACCGCCTTATTTTTGGAAATGCATCCAGATAGCCCATCACCTGCTTAACGTGATTCACAAAGGGGAAATATACTATGGTTTTCTCTTTCTCTTCAACAAGTTTCAAGATCTCTTCTGAAGTATGTTCCAATTTCTGGGTGCTGATAGAATCTTTGGAGCTACTATCATTTTGAAATTTCTCAATGACAATATCGATGTTAGATCTTTTCACATCGGTGAATACAATTTGTGGCTCCTTTAAGCCCAACATTTCTGAGATTTCATCGATTGTTCCTAACTCTCCAGACCAAATAGCTGTTGCTGTTGTAGCCATCACCGGAAAAACCTGCAGTTTTCTTAGTTTTTTGAGTTCATCTCCAAGGTATCCATAATCAACCCGGAACGTTTTACCCCAAGAGCTTACCAGATGTGCTTCATCCACAACAAAAAGCCCAACTTGCCTGCTGCCTATGAGAGAATCAAAACTATGAGAGACAAAAGTTTCTGGGGAGATATAAAGTAAATAGATCTGTCCGCTGTTGACTTTAGAAAGAATTTCAGTCTTTTCCTCTATGCTTAAAGATGAATTGATAAATGCAACAGAATCCTCATCAAACCTGCGCTTCAAGTTATACACTTGATCTTCCATCAAGGATTTTAAGGGAGAAATCACAATGGTGAGACTTTTGTTGAGTTCATACAATACCTTGGCTGCAAGCATATAGACAAGAGATTTCCCGGACCCTGTCGAAGCGACAAAGAACAAATCTCTGGGATTGGTTTTTCCTCTCTGATCTATAAGAAACTGAATGAGCTCTTTCTGGCTGATCTTATAATGCTTCTTAGATAACGTTACTGCATTGTACTCCAGGAAATTATCGAAACCGTATTCTCTCTTCAAATATCCATCAATATCAATTGACCTGGTATCTCTGGAAATTACAAAGCCTGCATAACGAACTATTTCTGGTTTCATTTTATTGTCGAGAGCCTTAAAGAACTCTTTGGAAAGTTTATCCATTGTGTTTTTATCGTTATTCAAGAATAAAAAGGTATCGGCTTCAAAGGGTTTGCAGAATAATATACCAGAATTTTGGAGTTCAGATTTGAATTCCTGGGATAACGAAATTCCATAGACCTTTTTGTTTTTCAATCTCTTAATCAGGTCATTATAAGCAAAGATTTCTTCAACTTCCGGCATTTCGAGTAGAGGAACAGCTACAGGTACATCATTGGCTAAACATATCATCCTATCTCCGTGTTTTTCAAAAGCCCCCAAATTCTCGAAATACTTCCACTGTTCATTTGAAATAAAGACACCAGGCTTTTCATTCAGGAGCAAAGTTGCGCTATCATCCTGGAATTTTGCCAAAACAAAAGGAACATTTTTTGCAAGAATTGAATACAGATACTCAGTTACGATAAGCTTTTTGCTTTTCAGAAATTTATCGGCAAGATTCATTAATTTATCCGGTGCTGTCAATGAAATATACCAATCTACATTAAGCTCCAGATCTTCTTCAAAATAAGATGCGAGGTCTTTTATTGTATCCAATGATAATCTCCCGGCATTTTTAAGCACTATCAAATTGTAAGATTTCAAAAGCTCTTCAATCTTTTCAACAACAAAAGAGCTTTTTGGGCTATCGATAATATCCAATGCCATATTATCTCCTCCCTTCATATGTATTAGATTTTCAAATATACATTTACACTTTTTCAGCAAACAAAAGAAGAAATGCTAACTAATTCTTGTCTGGTAAGGGAATTGAGAATGTGAAAGCAGAGATTCGAGTTACGAGTCGCGAGAGAGTCAATAAAACGGCTATGCCGGGCTTCGCCCAGGCTGTGCGTGACCACGTCACGGCCCTGCATTCCTTCGGAATGGCTATGCGCCTGCGGCGGAGAACGGGGATTTGAAGAACGACAGTTGGTGATGCGACTGTTGATGGTACGACAGTTGATGAGACGACGCTTGCAGAGGCTGACAAATGATGATACGACAGCTGGTGGAACGATATTGATGCTACGAGGGTTGCTAACGCTGATAAAAAGCCGAGAATCAGAGAGAACGAATGAAAACGCTGTGCTGAGCTAAAGCGAAGGCTTTGCGCCTTTGGCGGAAAAGGACCGGGATTCGATGTGGGGTGTGCGTAATTTATAAAGATTGCTTTCTAAAAAAGAGTTTTTTATAGTTCTTGCCAACAACCAACAACTAAAAACCAACAACCGCGACGATAGTCGCAGCATACCACACTAGTTCTTACGCAACTGTATTGCCTTTAATTGGCTTATAATAAGGGATATGTTTCATATCACTGAAGATTTTTTGTCTTATTTAAACTTCGCTATCCAGTAATCAAAATCTCCATGATTCCCGCTTACATCTCCATCATTCGAGTTTGTATGTCCAGCAACAACATATCCTCCATCACTCGTTTGAATTATGCTTTCTGCATAATCACGAGTAGAGCCACCAAGGCATTTTTGCCACTGGATGGTTCCTGAGCCGTCTAACTTCACTACCCATGAATCAATACGCCCATGATTCCCGCTTACATCTCCGTCATTCGAATATGTATATCCAGCAATAACATATCCTCCATCGTTTGTTTGTATTATACTCAGTGCAACATCAATATCAGAGCCACCGAGACATTTTTGCCACTGAATGTTTCCTGTACCGTTTAACTTCACTACCCAGTAATCAAAATCTCCATGATTCCCGCTTACATCTCCATCATTAGAAGCTGTATTTCCAGCAACAACATATCCTCCATCGCTTGTTTGAATTATACTTTTTGCATAATCATAAGAAGAGCCACCAAGGCATTTTTGCCACTGGATGTCTCCTGAGCCGTCCAACTTCACTATCCAGTAATCATAATATCCATGATTTCCGCTTACATCTCCGTCATTCGAAGCTGTATGTCCAGCAACAACATATCCTCCATCACTCGTTTGAATTATGCTTTCTGCATAATCACGAGTAGAGCCACCAAGGCATTTTTGCCACTGGATGGTTCCTGAGCCGTCTAACTTCACTACCCAGTAATCAAAATCTCCATGATTCCCGCTTACATCTCCATCATTAGAAGCTGTATGTCCAGCAACAACATAGCCTCCATCACTCGTTTGAATTATGCTTCCTGCATAATCATGAGTAGAGCCACCAAGGCATTTTTGCCACTGGATGTCTCCTGAGCCGTCCAACTTCACTATCCAGTAATCAAAACTACCATGATTCCCGCTTACATCTCCATCATTCGAGTTTGTATGTGCAGCAACAACATAGCCTCCATCACTCGTTTGAATTAT
This window contains:
- a CDS encoding sigma-54-dependent transcriptional regulator, whose amino-acid sequence is MAEKVICIMNPELAEEVSKIIKTIITNKEDLKGKFTVTSQDEQTKIDGSGILYIVDHDKMLDLENYEKLFGKIVILYHKRLDSKVIKMAMRYSAIGVFDATRFFGNRLEYSEIARFEETVKSYLRKKLKDKLLESKLSKPIDWKLKHEPDFTDKTITLFSDEKIRETIIKAKRIVESLKAYVEKIREVRKSVKLEELLQLELDVMEKRKLITVKEKYDLISESTEQSGIKGAEAILITGPTGSGKTVIARQIARQLYGEEFENFFSRVAVSNISENLVETELFGSFPGAFTGSEYKLGKILSNIGGIVFLDEIGEISPKVQAKLLTYMDDLGFQIEGYSNPRGIKAPVLIIAATNRNLEVEIKDGNFRADLYHRFRYKITVPSISERKPDLRYLISFLLQEGKEKLKSKIQRISIEALEKLESYDYPGNFRELESIIFEAIALAEFDERTCILARDIKI
- a CDS encoding CYTH domain-containing protein; translation: MRRIEKERKFLISKNQEKEFIQKAKKKCGIIQWYLDKQTRIRLEIWKEPTGYRHLWTKTKKEKNQSPNRIEEEVSLAPEEVDIRDLENKPLVIKIRYFLNESHPEVIVDRFLMKNSDKGLLCEIELSEDDSEDSFNKAIKEFGLDAVNEVTGNPEYENENLAKHEEAKISSLIEFVENQLKGKTTVVMLQGTSLFGKKYQSKSTGKRIKISNRVTHKVLSLHELPEDLVYVKEDNGKSIELPIYNYFQQNNPFNYGEYYGLCAELDSLYLIQKLGYEIDEAVMFVFPDLENKNSEVDKDFNKLFSKKDHPLIFEYLEPLIKNAFGVSVKSIPLCYSPEIKETAIETFKTIWQEMTEVIHDHRQKEIIVDVAPGHKYAGIMTALYCLFNNMPFFYKQDRSKQIIKFPPIPVNWDFSSIDEMLAGFKSIMQPNNDSGNSKEGKLSYSDYSLLPQLFKNIFMPEEKGDYASVLPLKEIFAKYTQARKMPFGYGEEFFKLISTDPDDPRIKYLRKKITTQWSLQWIGDQIPETVEHSQRHSKRLMEFTVNLVNVLGEEEFLKGVPEKLKKEFYFVLAIAMNVHDLGHTKLSYRTDNGKNLVLDGLPSVVRDLHNELTYQMLNEESDYNLLEPEVAIDNWLEEEIWEKIKKAVKLVSRYHRGHMPIDNESLPIKRKKFMDVFSLNLSTLEEECDKEFGDDQDWKKLTTVAARWLKFIDGVDVQADRTVDPAYRESRIKRTAYEIKKLIENFLANHMEHTEIGNQLEEIKNLAEDILKNTKNNASLGSKIEKIAKEIETHFFYPELGKALETEKEQIIVPQWLRLLDRIIFKALQFPHFEKHNLIRYVYPRFFRKHSVCGNFDRTLYLSLSINRDEISDASHTLNLLKGVKNDIIGEFKKAGLDGKEFPIKLIKMEIEPVSERVLITPLGTSPGVLYTLIKKLNPGKIYVITSKTGEDKIPEICEKSGYDADNVKSFLFNDPFAGFSEMERNFAEFEALNFDALDEIILNLAGGTSFLQYVASNMADRLEKKNYSVKKVFAVDRRDFKEQKENPYVVGEVVELP
- a CDS encoding DEAD/DEAH box helicase; the protein is MALDIIDSPKSSFVVEKIEELLKSYNLIVLKNAGRLSLDTIKDLASYFEEDLELNVDWYISLTAPDKLMNLADKFLKSKKLIVTEYLYSILAKNVPFVLAKFQDDSATLLLNEKPGVFISNEQWKYFENLGAFEKHGDRMICLANDVPVAVPLLEMPEVEEIFAYNDLIKRLKNKKVYGISLSQEFKSELQNSGILFCKPFEADTFLFLNNDKNTMDKLSKEFFKALDNKMKPEIVRYAGFVISRDTRSIDIDGYLKREYGFDNFLEYNAVTLSKKHYKISQKELIQFLIDQRGKTNPRDLFFVASTGSGKSLVYMLAAKVLYELNKSLTIVISPLKSLMEDQVYNLKRRFDEDSVAFINSSLSIEEKTEILSKVNSGQIYLLYISPETFVSHSFDSLIGSRQVGLFVVDEAHLVSSWGKTFRVDYGYLGDELKKLRKLQVFPVMATTATAIWSGELGTIDEISEMLGLKEPQIVFTDVKRSNIDIVIEKFQNDSSSKDSISTQKLEHTSEEILKLVEEKEKTIVYFPFVNHVKQVMGYLDAFPKIRRFVREYTGKTDDIERNKTYKSLRNGRVPVILATKAFGMGVDIHDIRKVFHHCVPPDLSEYVQEIGRAGRDGKKSIAYTYYHPVDPSNGLKLSKLSLPRKWQLKHVMEHIWNLVQIHSDGDIVISLDDLKFLFSTKADESPDQLKNKTRIAMFLVQKELERMAGRPVLIRKNEMYRYLYFSVEDEVGDLLLESFPEIRKVSRKTSRKDKTGTYTSIGSIYSVDIIELWKRCFPEKNIEQLIWLFFNKPAEVFGKRVYPRIKIDVSTNQNVETIERIFGSLLDLLERLTLKVTKQVTMEDFETLIKNTVNEYADFATIKDAKEKIRSIILNYFTGNKRNRKGKLFEISGELINTKIKGLRSNLIRVKSEWTTNFEQILETCSSKCVDYRSPNSGSTGTLFKVLSVMDILGLAIVSYSGGESSAIHFKCVNRTFLLRNKNLPFHILNEIHRKIDRNHEIAKVFYTADMSNKERWDFIENYYLGLQY